In Camelus ferus isolate YT-003-E chromosome 21, BCGSAC_Cfer_1.0, whole genome shotgun sequence, the DNA window TGGTCAAGAACTTGAGCCTAGAGTTAGACCTGGATGTGAATCCCATCTTAATAGCTGTATGACCTTaggcaatttatttaaactttctcagcttctgtttctttaCCTAAAAAGTGGGGGTAATTACAGAGCATTAACAGTAGTTGTGACTAAATAAGATCATGTCTGCATGACGCCCAGCTCGTTAGCAGGACTCAACAAGCACTGGAGAGCTAAGGGAAGGAATAGAGGGTACACTGAGctgaaaggagggggaggagaggcaagTGCCCACGAAACCCCCTTCCACTGCAGGGCCAGCAGGGTACCTGCGGCGGGCCAGCGTGGCCCAGCTGACCCAGGAAGCTGGGCATTGCCTTCTTCCAGCGGCAGCAGCTGCCGGCAGCCATGGCAGACACCTTCCTGGAACACCTCTGCCTGCTGGACATCGACTCCGAGCCCATGGCCGCTCGCAGTACCAGCATCATTGCCACCATCGGTGAGCACCCTCTTTCCCCCTACAGCATCACAGGGCCTCTTGGGTGTTTCTCAAGGTGCTTCCTCATCTTTTGTCTCCTTTGAGACTTCTCCCTGTTTGactgagtcattcattcaacaaatatttgttgaaggtaGACAGCTTCTGGACCCTGGGagtaaatgagtgaaataaaCAAAGATCCCTACCCTTGGGGAGTTGACAATCTAGCTGGATggaacaataaataataaatttaataaattatttttaaaataagtaaattacttAGCATGTTAGAAAGTGATAAGtactatggaaaaaagaaaagtccagCATGGTAAAGAGTACCAGGATGCAAAGGCAGAAAGGAGGTTGCAGTCCTATTAGGGAGTCACGGTAGCCATTGTTGAGAAAATGAGACGTGAGCGAAGACTTAGAGGAGATGAGAGAATGAGCCAGGCAGATGTCTAGGAGAAGAGAGTACTAGGCAAAGGGAATAGCCAGCACCAAGGCCCTAAGTCAAGGAGGCTGGAAACCATCAAGGGGAAGAACGGCAGAAatgaagaggctggaggagggcaaGCTGCTGTAGAGTTTTGAGTTGGGGGAATGACATGCTGTTACTTATGCCTTAACAGAACTACCACGGCTGCTGTACTGAAAatagactgggggtgggggccagggcagaAGCTGCTCACGTAGTGTTTCTGCCTTAGAccaggtggtggcagtggaggcGGTGAGAAGTGATAAGACTGAATGTactttgaaggtagagccaacagAACCTGACAGATTGGCTATGGGGTGGAGGCGAGGATGAAAAAGAAGGATTACTCCCAGGGTTTTGGTGTCAGAAATTAGAAGAATGCATTATCAACTGAGCAGAAAAGACTGTAGTGGAAAGGTTTATGGGAGAGATCAGTTCAGTTTGGGGCATGTGGAGTTTGAGATGCACATTAGACATGTAAGTGTGGGACAGAGTAGGCAATCAGATACACAACTCGGGGTTTGGGAAAGCAGTCTGAATGGGAGGTATACATTTGGGAGTTGTCGGCATATGGATGGCATTCAAAGCCATAAGACTAGTTGAGACCACCAAGGGAGTGAAGGTGAAAATGACAGAGAAGAAAACGGGCATCTAATGTTAAGTAAGGCGCAAGAGATgctgagaaggagcagccagtgAGGTAGGAGTAAACCAAGAGAGGGCAGTGTCCTAAAGGGCAAGCAAAAGAAGGTACATCAAGGTCGTGTGTCAAATGCTGCTTGCTGATGGGCCAGCTAAGATGTGGACTGAGAATTGACCATTAGATTTTAGCAACAACACAGAGGTtcttggtgaccttgacaagaacAGATGTAGTGGAGAGTTGGGGGCCAATGCCTGACTAGAGCGGGGACAAGGGAGTGTGCAGGGAGGGGAACTGGAAGCAGCAAATACAAATAACTCTTGCAAGGAGTTTTGCTGGGAAGGTGAGCAAAGGAATAGGACTGTAGCTGGATGGGGAACTGGGATTaggataatttattattattattgtttggaTGAAAGAAATAACAGCAAGTTTACATGCTGATGGGAATGAtccaataaaaaaggaaaacactgatgacATAGAGGATGGGGGAATGGCTGAATCTATGATTTTGAGCAGGTGGGAAGGAGCCCCAGTGCACAAGTGGGAGAACTGCCTTTAGGTAGGAACTGGAGAGGTTAATCAACTGGCTCTCAGCTACACAGCTGTCTTATGAGCAGAACAGGGATGGGGCAGAACTCAACTCTCCTCAGTCCAGTATGAGGCCTCTCAGCTCTAAAGCCCAGTACCCCAGTAGTCCTCACCTGGCACCCATTCCCTGCCCTACTCCCCTCATAGGCTGGGGTTACCTCCACACTGCAGCACTTAACATCACTGCCAACACAGGTACCTCAGGCTGGGCTGAGGCTGTTCCTCTAGGACCTCACAGTCCAAGGAAGCGGGTGTGAGCCAGAGGGGGAAAAGGAATTTCTGACCTGTGAGCTGGGGTGGCATCAGGGAACAAAGGGCAGGTAACAGGACTTCTGCCGCCTGGGGCGTTTCTGACGGTGGTGATAGGTGCGGGCTGTCCCTCAGGTTTGGGGAGAAAGTTGTCTGAGTGGGGATCTGTGGTTCCAGGGCCGGCATCTCGCTCCGTGGAGCGCCTCAAGGAGATGATCAAGGCCGGGATGAACATTGCGCGACTCAACTTCTCCCACGGCTCCCACGAGGTTCAGGGAGGGACCGCAGGGAGGCAGGCGGGGTTAGAGGATGCCCCAGGATCCTGGCCACTTTCCCCTGAAATCCTCGCTCTTTTCCTGTCCCCAGTACCACGCTGAGTCCATCGCCAACATCCGGGAGGCGGTGGAGAGCTTTGCAACTTCCCCGTTCAGCTACCGACCCGTGGCCATAGCTCTGGACACCAAGGGACCGGAGATACGCACTGGGATCCTGCAGGGGGTGAGAGGCGACCTGGGACCCGACCTGTCCCGGGGACCGAGAAGGGGGCGGCGCGGCGCGGAGGCAGTTGCCCAAAGGGCGGAGCATGGGGAGGGGGCCGGCCCCGTACCGCCGCGGGCAGAACTCAGTGCTCCTCTGGCCCCGCCCCTAGGGCCCGGCGTCGGAAGTGCAGCTAGTGAAGGGCTCCCAGGTGCTAGTGACCGTGGACCTGGAGTTCCGGACGCGGGGGGACGCGAACACCGTGTGGGTGGACTACCCCAATATCGTCCGGGTCGTGCCGGTGGGGGGCCGCATCTACATTGACGACGGGCTCATCTCCCTAGTGGTCAAGAAAATCGGTGCGGATGCGCCTCCCGCCCTGGCTGTGCGCAGTGAGCGCACTTTCCTCCTTTTGGCTCCCGCATTCGCCCTTTAGACCCACCACACCTTCCCCTGGCCACCGCCCCACGAGCCCCCGGCATGCAGACTCCTGGGCTCACCCTGGGTTGGGGCTGGACTGGCGGGTTAGTCGTTTCTTCCCCATACTTCCTCCCTGTGCCTATTCGGTGCAGAGTCCAGGCCGAGGGCGAAGAAATGAATAGGACATCATTCCGCTCTCTTGAGGGTCCAAGTCACGTGTTCCCGCTGCCGTGGCTATGCCCCCGGCCTCACCCCTGACCTCGGCCGGCTTTATCCATGTTCGCAGGTCCAGAGTGGCTAGAGACCCAAGTGGAAAATGGCGGTGTCCTGGGCAGCCGGAAGGGCGTGAACTTGCCGGGCACCCAAGTGGACCTGCCCGGGCTGTCTGAGCAAGATGTCCAGGACCTGCGCTTCGGGGTGGAACATGGCGTGGACATCATCTTTGCCTCCTTTGTGCGGAATGCCAGCGACGTGGCTGCCgtcagggctgctctggggccGGAAGGACAGGGCATCAAGATCATTAGCAAAATTGAGAACCATGAAGGCGTCAAGAAGTGAGTCTTGGTCTTTGTCCCCATCAGGTCCTAACCATCCCCATTGCCCCTCTtcttctcctgcctgcctctccctggcaTCTTCTGGCTCTTCCACAGCCCTAACTCCCCCAACTGCCCAGGTTTGATGAAATCCTGGAAGTGAGCGATGGCATTATGGTTGCACGGGGTGACCTGGGCATTGAGATCCCAGCGGAGAAGGTTTTCCTGGCTCAGAAGATGATGATTGGCCGTTGCAACTTGGCGGGCAAGCCTGTCGTCTGTGCTACACAGGTCTGGAGTGAGCCCTTGCGGCAGGGCACTCTGTGGGTCTGGGGATACCTGAGGGTGAATACCAACACCTTAGGTCTCTAACACATTTTGCTGTCCAGTGCTTGACCCTCAAATAACAAAGCTAGGAAGAGAtgctgtgacccccccccccattttcagatgaggaaatagaacaGCCAGGATCACACATTTTGTGACTGTGACCCTAGCTTTCAGGACCCTCAGAGAGTGTGGATGTCAGAGCAGTAGTTTGGGGCAGGGTCCCCAGTCAGAGTATGGCTCCTACAGCTCTGACGTCCAGATGTTCCCCCAGATGTTGGAGAGCATGATCACTAAGCCTCGGCCAACTCGGGCAGAGACAAGTGATGTGGCCAACGCCGTGCTGGATGGAGCAGACTGCATCATGCTGTCGGGGGAGACTGCCAAGGGCAACTTTCCTGTGGAGGCTGTAAAGATGCAGCATGCGGTAGGAGCTCAGGATGCAAGGCAAATGGGCTGGAAAACCAAAACCCCTTCCAGGTCCCAATACCCCTGCCCAGCCTGACCTCCTGGTGCCCACAGATTGCCCgggaggcagaggctgcagtGTACCACCGGCAGCTCTTTGAGGAGCTGCGCCGGGCGGCACCGCTGAGCCGGGATCCCACAGAGGTCACCGCTATTGGCGCTGTGGAGGCTGCCTTCAAGTGCTGTGCCTCTGCCATCATCGTGCTGACCACAACTGGCCGGTGAGGGGGACACGGGGAACACCAAGACAGGGCTTTGGGTCAGGGGCAGACTAGGGTGGGCCCCAGGCTTGGGTTTTATCTCATCATCAGGAATCATTCAGGGGCAAGAGGAGAGACAGCTATGGGAGCTAGAGGCCAGGAGAGGCAGATCTTGGAGCACACCAGGAATTGTGACTGTGAGCCCCAAGGGGTTGGAAGGGGAAGGTGGCATCAGTGAGTGCATTGGCTTCCAGGTCATTTGAGCTTCTAAGTCTGAGAGGCAGGGCCTCTGCATTTAGCCCACAAAGCCTTATAATGTTGAGGTGTTGCAGAAGGGCCCAGAAAGTCTGAGTTCAAGTCATTGCTCTGAAACTCAGCTGTGACACCTTGGGTAAGTCACCCAGGCTCTATAAGCCTCCTCCACTTGCTCAtggggttgtgaggattaacaaGAGACATTTGTATGTTAAGTACTATATAAAGGTACATTCCCAGAAGGGTTCTGTTTTTCAAAGAGGTTTCTCCTTAATATCTCATTTGATgatatattttttatcatttcgTATCTTCCTTATGTGGTAAGAAAGGCAGGTAttcttatacccattttacaggtgagaaaaccaaaGCCCAGATAAATATGAtttacccagggtcacacaactTATTGGTAGCACTTGGAACTAGAACCTAACACTCACTGTTCTGGTCTgaccttctctgcctccttcagtTCAGCACAGCTTCTGTCTCGGTACCGACCTCAGGCAGCAGTCATTGCTGTCACCCGCTCTGCCCAGGCTGCCCGCCAGGCCCACCTATGCCGAGGAGTCTTCCCTGTGCTCTACCGTGAACCTCCAGAGGCCATCTGGGCAGACGATGTGGATCGCCGGGTCCAATTTGGCATTGAAAGTGGTGAGCCACCTAGacttccttcctgcccacccctggaTTTATATCATGAGTCCCCCAACCCCAGTTCCCACACTCACCCAGAGGGCCTTGCCTCTCTCCTTTGGTCCCAGATTTTCTCTGTGAGGTTCACTAGGACTCAGCTATTTGGGCCTccaagggggggggggcatgctgagggagaagggcagaggaagaggccCTCTAAGGTCCATCCCTAAAAAGTCGGTGCAGCTGCTGCCCGCACCAGGTGGCTAGAGCCAGGCATGACACAAGGAGCAAGACgtgagaagagaaagggggacCAAGTCCCCTGCAGCAGCAACTAAAATCGAATTTACAGTTGGCTATGCTCATACCCCACCGCTTCTATCAGCATAGCAATACAGGTGGACAGACTTGCTCCTTGGCAACACACCCCACGCCACTCCAGGGGCACACCTGCAGCGCTGATATACTGCAGTGGTCACATTCCCTGTGGTGCCACCTGTGGGACACACTATACAGTTTGTCCCAGGCCCCATTCCCTACTGAGTGGCCTTGGGGAGGTGAAGGGTGGTAGCTGGTTCTCATTACAGGGCTGACCTGGGTCCCTCAATGGCTGGTTATtatcttctccccttcctcctcccaggaaaGCTCCGTGGCTTCCTCCGTTCTGGGGACCTGGTGATTGTGGTGACAGGCTGGCGACCAGGCTCTGGCTATACCAACATCATGCGAGTGCTGAGCATAACCTGAGGCTTCCCCCTCCTCTGACAGAGCCAGCCCCAGACccgcccctcctctctgcttccgccaccccacacccctcctccacctctaAGTCTTCTTTACTCCCAATCCTCCCTGAGAGGCCACATCTGCCATCTACCCCACTTCCAGGgtgctccctccccttctccatttCAGACATGCCTTGAAAGCCTGTATCCAATTAAGCACTGGCCATTCAGCGGCACCAATCCCTGAACCCAATGCTCTCAACTGGTCCCTAAGATGCTCTGAGCCTTTAATCCCAGCTTGACTGATTAATTCTATTCCACTAGGCTTCCCAcacctgggggtggaggagaggggaacagGACAATCATGTCCACAGTCTCcccaaaatctgttttaaagatatttcatatcCATGTAGTTTGATGTTCTCATATGTGGCCCTCAGGATACTCCGGAATCTCCTGAGGAAAGTGCCACCTCTTCCTTCGTTGTGACAACTGGTGACATCAAAGCACCGACCTAGGCTAGATGAATGCTGGGGAGCATTGAGAGCCATGTGGGCTCATCTTGTCACTGTCATTACCACTTCTAGGCTTGCAGGCTGCTCCCTGGATGTTCTCATACCCACCTCATGCCTTACTGGGTTATAGGCCCCgctgcctcctcctgcaccccAAAACTTCTTCATGCCCACTTTGTTCCCACACACAAACCAGGAGCCAAGATGAGTGTCTctagtttctttttaaaccaagCTCTTTGGAAGCAATATAAAACttctccca includes these proteins:
- the PKLR gene encoding LOW QUALITY PROTEIN: pyruvate kinase PKLR (The sequence of the model RefSeq protein was modified relative to this genomic sequence to represent the inferred CDS: deleted 1 base in 1 codon), producing MEPTPRDRQLCSGMEGPAGYLRRASVAQLTQELGIAFFQRQQLPAAMADTFLEHLCLLDIDSEPMAARSTSIIATIGPASRSVERLKEMIKAGMNIARLNFSHGSHEYHAESIANIREAVESFATSPFSYRPVAIALDTKGPEIRTGILQGGPASEVQLVKGSQVLVTVDLEFRTRGDANTVWVDYPNIVRVVPVGGRIYIDDGLISLVVKKIGPEWLETQVENGGVLGSRKGVNLPGTQVDLPGLSEQDVQDLRFGVEHGVDIIFASFVRNASDVAAVRAALGPEGQGIKIISKIENHEGVKKFDEILEVSDGIMVARGDLGIEIPAEKVFLAQKMMIGRCNLAGKPVVCATQMLESMITKPRPTRAETSDVANAVLDGADCIMLSGETAKGNFPVEAVKMQHAIAREAEAAVYHRQLFEELRRAAPLSRDPTEVTAIGAVEAAFKCCASAIIVLTTTGRSAQLLSRYRPQAAVIAVTRSAQAARQAHLCRGVFPVLYREPPEAIWADDVDRRVQFGIESGKLRGFLRSGDLVIVVTGWRPGSGYTNIMRVLSIT